A genomic region of Bombus pyrosoma isolate SC7728 linkage group LG6, ASM1482585v1, whole genome shotgun sequence contains the following coding sequences:
- the LOC122568798 gene encoding serine/threonine-protein phosphatase 2A 65 kDa regulatory subunit A alpha isoform isoform X2 → MAASDSTTDDSLYPIAVLIDELKNEDVQLRLNSIKKLSTIALALGIERTRSELIPFLTESMYDEDEVLLALAEQLGQFTPLVGGPEYVYCLLKPLESLATVEETVVRDKAVESLRTIAAQHSSTNLEEQFVPLIHRLATGDWFTSRTSACGLFSVCYQRVNPSVKACLRNHFRNLCQDDTPMARRSAASHLGEFAKVMEIEYVKADLIPMFVILAQDEQDSVRLLAIEACVSIAALLQQEDVEQLVMPTLRQCASDQSWRVRYMVADKFTDLQKAVGPEITKTDLVPAFQVLLKDIEAEVRAAAADKVRDFCQNLDKSSLESIIMTQILPIVKELVSDPNQHVKSALASVIMGLSPILGKYNTIEYLLPLFLSQLRDECSEVRLNIISNLECVNEVIGIQQLSQSLLPAIVELAEDSKWRVRYAIIEYMPLLAGQLGVEFFDEKLNSLCMTWLVDHVYAIREAATLNLKKLVEKFGPEWAQNTVIPKVLAMSRDQNYLHRMTCLFCINVLAEVCGQEITTRVMLPTVLGMATDNVANVRFNVAKTLQKIGPYLEPCAVQAQVKPVLDKLNTDSDVDVKYFASEAIAGIAG, encoded by the exons ATGGCAGCGAGCGACTCTACTACGGACGACAGTCTTTATCCGATAGCTGTTTTGATCGACGAACTAAAAAACGAAGATGTACAG TTACGGCTGAActcaataaagaaattatctaCGATTGCCCTTGCATTAGGCATTGAACGAACACGCAGCGAATTAATACCATTTCTAACTGAGTCTATGTATGATGAGGATGAAGTCCTACTAGCTTTGGCAGAACAACTTGGACAATTTACTCCTCTTGTAGGAGGTCcagaatatgtatattgtttattg aaacCTTTGGAGAGTTTGGCAACAGTTGAAGAAACTGTAGTTCGAGATAAAGCAGTGGAGTCTTTAAGAACTATTGCTGCTCAACATAGCTCAACAAATTTGGAGGAGCAATTTGTTCCTTTGATACATCGTTTGGCAACAGGAGATTGGTTTACATCAAGAACATCAGCATGTGGTTTATTTAGTGTCTGCTACCAACGTGTTAATCCATCAGTTAAAG cATGTTTACGAAACCACTTTCGTAACTTATGTCAAGATGACACTCCAATGGCACGACGATCTGCTGCTTCACATTTAGGTGAATTTGCAAAAGTTATGGAGATTGAATATGTAAAGGCAGATTTAATTCCGATGTTTGTTATTTTGGCTCAAGATGAACAA GATTCAGTACGTCTCTTGGCAATTGAAGCTTGTGTTAGCATTGCAGCATTATTACAACAAGAAGATGTAGAGCAATTAGTTATGCCTACACTTAGACAATGTGCAAGTGATCAGTCGTGGCGTGTACGTTATATGGTCGCAGATAAATTCACGGAT ctTCAAAAAGCTGTAGGTccagaaattacaaaaacagATCTTGTACCAGCATTTCAAGTACTACTAAAAGATATCGAAGCTGAAGTTCGAGCTGCAGCAGCTGACAAAGTGCGCGACTTTTGCCAGAATCTCGATAAATCCAGTCTAGAATCTATCATTATGACACAAATATTACCAATAGTTAAAGAACTTGTATCAGATCCAAACCAACATGTAAAATCAGCTTTGGCGAGTGTTATAATGGGTCTTAGTCCAATACTTGGAaaatacaa TACAATCGAATATTTGTTaccattatttttatcacaacTCAGAGATGAATGTTCAGAAGTTCGCTTAAATATTATCAGCAATTTAGAATGTGTTAACGAAGTTATTGGCATACAACAACTTTCACAATCTCTTCTACCAGCTATTGTAGAATTAGCCGAAGATTCGAAATGGCGTGTAAGATATGCCATCATAGa ATACATGCCATTGCTAGCTGGACAACTTGGGGTAGAATTCTTTGATGAAAAACTAAATTCCTTATGTATGACTTGGTTAGTAGATCACGTTTATGCCATCAGAGAGGCAGCTACGTTAAACTTGAAAAAGCTGGTAGAAAAATTCGGCCCTGAATGGGCACAGAATACTGTAATACCTAAGGTTTTAGCGATGTCAAGGGATCAAAACTATCTTCACAGAATGACATGTTTATTCTGCATCAat GTATTGGCAGAAGTATGTGGTCAAGAAATAACAACGAGGGTGATGCTTCCAACTGTCTTAGGAATGGCCACTGATAATGTTGCTAATGTACGATTCAATGTTGCTAAAACTCTTCAAAAAATTGGACCTTATCTTGAACCGTGTGCTGTACAAGCTCAAGTAAAACCTGTACTTGATAAGCTCAATACAGACAGTGACGTCGatgtcaaatattttgcttCAGAAGCAATTGCAGGCATCGCAg gttga
- the LOC122568798 gene encoding serine/threonine-protein phosphatase 2A 65 kDa regulatory subunit A alpha isoform isoform X3, protein MAASDSTTDDSLYPIAVLIDELKNEDVQLRLNSIKKLSTIALALGIERTRSELIPFLTESMYDEDEVLLALAEQLGQFTPLVGGPEYVYCLLKPLESLATVEETVVRDKAVESLRTIAAQHSSTNLEEQFVPLIHRLATGDWFTSRTSACGLFSVCYQRVNPSVKACLRNHFRNLCQDDTPMARRSAASHLGEFAKVMEIEYVKADLIPMFVILAQDEQDSVRLLAIEACVSIAALLQQEDVEQLVMPTLRQCASDQSWRVRYMVADKFTDLQKAVGPEITKTDLVPAFQVLLKDIEAEVRAAAADKVRDFCQNLDKSSLESIIMTQILPIVKELVSDPNQHVKSALASVIMGLSPILGKYNTIEYLLPLFLSQLRDECSEVRLNIISNLECVNEVIGIQQLSQSLLPAIVELAEDSKWRVRYAIIEYMPLLAGQLGVEFFDEKLNSLCMTWLVDHVYAIREAATLNLKKLVEKFGPEWAQNTVIPKVLAMSRDQNYLHRMTCLFCINVLAEVCGQEITTRVMLPTVLGMATDNVANVRFNVAKTLQKIGPYLEPCAVQAQVKPVLDKLNTDSDVDVKYFASEAIAGIAA, encoded by the exons ATGGCAGCGAGCGACTCTACTACGGACGACAGTCTTTATCCGATAGCTGTTTTGATCGACGAACTAAAAAACGAAGATGTACAG TTACGGCTGAActcaataaagaaattatctaCGATTGCCCTTGCATTAGGCATTGAACGAACACGCAGCGAATTAATACCATTTCTAACTGAGTCTATGTATGATGAGGATGAAGTCCTACTAGCTTTGGCAGAACAACTTGGACAATTTACTCCTCTTGTAGGAGGTCcagaatatgtatattgtttattg aaacCTTTGGAGAGTTTGGCAACAGTTGAAGAAACTGTAGTTCGAGATAAAGCAGTGGAGTCTTTAAGAACTATTGCTGCTCAACATAGCTCAACAAATTTGGAGGAGCAATTTGTTCCTTTGATACATCGTTTGGCAACAGGAGATTGGTTTACATCAAGAACATCAGCATGTGGTTTATTTAGTGTCTGCTACCAACGTGTTAATCCATCAGTTAAAG cATGTTTACGAAACCACTTTCGTAACTTATGTCAAGATGACACTCCAATGGCACGACGATCTGCTGCTTCACATTTAGGTGAATTTGCAAAAGTTATGGAGATTGAATATGTAAAGGCAGATTTAATTCCGATGTTTGTTATTTTGGCTCAAGATGAACAA GATTCAGTACGTCTCTTGGCAATTGAAGCTTGTGTTAGCATTGCAGCATTATTACAACAAGAAGATGTAGAGCAATTAGTTATGCCTACACTTAGACAATGTGCAAGTGATCAGTCGTGGCGTGTACGTTATATGGTCGCAGATAAATTCACGGAT ctTCAAAAAGCTGTAGGTccagaaattacaaaaacagATCTTGTACCAGCATTTCAAGTACTACTAAAAGATATCGAAGCTGAAGTTCGAGCTGCAGCAGCTGACAAAGTGCGCGACTTTTGCCAGAATCTCGATAAATCCAGTCTAGAATCTATCATTATGACACAAATATTACCAATAGTTAAAGAACTTGTATCAGATCCAAACCAACATGTAAAATCAGCTTTGGCGAGTGTTATAATGGGTCTTAGTCCAATACTTGGAaaatacaa TACAATCGAATATTTGTTaccattatttttatcacaacTCAGAGATGAATGTTCAGAAGTTCGCTTAAATATTATCAGCAATTTAGAATGTGTTAACGAAGTTATTGGCATACAACAACTTTCACAATCTCTTCTACCAGCTATTGTAGAATTAGCCGAAGATTCGAAATGGCGTGTAAGATATGCCATCATAGa ATACATGCCATTGCTAGCTGGACAACTTGGGGTAGAATTCTTTGATGAAAAACTAAATTCCTTATGTATGACTTGGTTAGTAGATCACGTTTATGCCATCAGAGAGGCAGCTACGTTAAACTTGAAAAAGCTGGTAGAAAAATTCGGCCCTGAATGGGCACAGAATACTGTAATACCTAAGGTTTTAGCGATGTCAAGGGATCAAAACTATCTTCACAGAATGACATGTTTATTCTGCATCAat GTATTGGCAGAAGTATGTGGTCAAGAAATAACAACGAGGGTGATGCTTCCAACTGTCTTAGGAATGGCCACTGATAATGTTGCTAATGTACGATTCAATGTTGCTAAAACTCTTCAAAAAATTGGACCTTATCTTGAACCGTGTGCTGTACAAGCTCAAGTAAAACCTGTACTTGATAAGCTCAATACAGACAGTGACGTCGatgtcaaatattttgcttCAGAAGCAATTGCAGGCATCGCAg CGTAG
- the LOC122568798 gene encoding serine/threonine-protein phosphatase 2A 65 kDa regulatory subunit A alpha isoform isoform X1 encodes MAASDSTTDDSLYPIAVLIDELKNEDVQLRLNSIKKLSTIALALGIERTRSELIPFLTESMYDEDEVLLALAEQLGQFTPLVGGPEYVYCLLKPLESLATVEETVVRDKAVESLRTIAAQHSSTNLEEQFVPLIHRLATGDWFTSRTSACGLFSVCYQRVNPSVKACLRNHFRNLCQDDTPMARRSAASHLGEFAKVMEIEYVKADLIPMFVILAQDEQDSVRLLAIEACVSIAALLQQEDVEQLVMPTLRQCASDQSWRVRYMVADKFTDLQKAVGPEITKTDLVPAFQVLLKDIEAEVRAAAADKVRDFCQNLDKSSLESIIMTQILPIVKELVSDPNQHVKSALASVIMGLSPILGKYNTIEYLLPLFLSQLRDECSEVRLNIISNLECVNEVIGIQQLSQSLLPAIVELAEDSKWRVRYAIIEYMPLLAGQLGVEFFDEKLNSLCMTWLVDHVYAIREAATLNLKKLVEKFGPEWAQNTVIPKVLAMSRDQNYLHRMTCLFCINVLAEVCGQEITTRVMLPTVLGMATDNVANVRFNVAKTLQKIGPYLEPCAVQAQVKPVLDKLNTDSDVDVKYFASEAIAGIAEYCVSA; translated from the exons ATGGCAGCGAGCGACTCTACTACGGACGACAGTCTTTATCCGATAGCTGTTTTGATCGACGAACTAAAAAACGAAGATGTACAG TTACGGCTGAActcaataaagaaattatctaCGATTGCCCTTGCATTAGGCATTGAACGAACACGCAGCGAATTAATACCATTTCTAACTGAGTCTATGTATGATGAGGATGAAGTCCTACTAGCTTTGGCAGAACAACTTGGACAATTTACTCCTCTTGTAGGAGGTCcagaatatgtatattgtttattg aaacCTTTGGAGAGTTTGGCAACAGTTGAAGAAACTGTAGTTCGAGATAAAGCAGTGGAGTCTTTAAGAACTATTGCTGCTCAACATAGCTCAACAAATTTGGAGGAGCAATTTGTTCCTTTGATACATCGTTTGGCAACAGGAGATTGGTTTACATCAAGAACATCAGCATGTGGTTTATTTAGTGTCTGCTACCAACGTGTTAATCCATCAGTTAAAG cATGTTTACGAAACCACTTTCGTAACTTATGTCAAGATGACACTCCAATGGCACGACGATCTGCTGCTTCACATTTAGGTGAATTTGCAAAAGTTATGGAGATTGAATATGTAAAGGCAGATTTAATTCCGATGTTTGTTATTTTGGCTCAAGATGAACAA GATTCAGTACGTCTCTTGGCAATTGAAGCTTGTGTTAGCATTGCAGCATTATTACAACAAGAAGATGTAGAGCAATTAGTTATGCCTACACTTAGACAATGTGCAAGTGATCAGTCGTGGCGTGTACGTTATATGGTCGCAGATAAATTCACGGAT ctTCAAAAAGCTGTAGGTccagaaattacaaaaacagATCTTGTACCAGCATTTCAAGTACTACTAAAAGATATCGAAGCTGAAGTTCGAGCTGCAGCAGCTGACAAAGTGCGCGACTTTTGCCAGAATCTCGATAAATCCAGTCTAGAATCTATCATTATGACACAAATATTACCAATAGTTAAAGAACTTGTATCAGATCCAAACCAACATGTAAAATCAGCTTTGGCGAGTGTTATAATGGGTCTTAGTCCAATACTTGGAaaatacaa TACAATCGAATATTTGTTaccattatttttatcacaacTCAGAGATGAATGTTCAGAAGTTCGCTTAAATATTATCAGCAATTTAGAATGTGTTAACGAAGTTATTGGCATACAACAACTTTCACAATCTCTTCTACCAGCTATTGTAGAATTAGCCGAAGATTCGAAATGGCGTGTAAGATATGCCATCATAGa ATACATGCCATTGCTAGCTGGACAACTTGGGGTAGAATTCTTTGATGAAAAACTAAATTCCTTATGTATGACTTGGTTAGTAGATCACGTTTATGCCATCAGAGAGGCAGCTACGTTAAACTTGAAAAAGCTGGTAGAAAAATTCGGCCCTGAATGGGCACAGAATACTGTAATACCTAAGGTTTTAGCGATGTCAAGGGATCAAAACTATCTTCACAGAATGACATGTTTATTCTGCATCAat GTATTGGCAGAAGTATGTGGTCAAGAAATAACAACGAGGGTGATGCTTCCAACTGTCTTAGGAATGGCCACTGATAATGTTGCTAATGTACGATTCAATGTTGCTAAAACTCTTCAAAAAATTGGACCTTATCTTGAACCGTGTGCTGTACAAGCTCAAGTAAAACCTGTACTTGATAAGCTCAATACAGACAGTGACGTCGatgtcaaatattttgcttCAGAAGCAATTGCAGGCATCGCAg aatACTGTGTTTCAGCGTAG
- the LOC122568543 gene encoding LOW QUALITY PROTEIN: ornithine decarboxylase 2-like (The sequence of the model RefSeq protein was modified relative to this genomic sequence to represent the inferred CDS: deleted 1 base in 1 codon) → MSHSIFDEVKVFEDTDENTDVIRSFIKTEHESTEEPFCILDIADVMQKHQNWIAKMPRIVPYYAVKCNADPFLLKILAVMNVNFDCASQQEIRMVMNLGVSPNRIIFANPAKWTTHIKFAKMMNVEKMTADSEMEILKIKDIFPEAKVIIRIRCDAKNVLVSLGTKFGCDPDEEAVRLIHLTKSLGLKLWGFSFHVGYLCSESDAYVRGIRTCKKLISIAKEIGCKDVQLIDIGGGFPGNRGYSIDEVARRINNEIEDIDPSISIISEPGQYYATSAYTLVSLVHTKRIVRQADGMVRMYYMNCGVYNGFIEEMLNLKERLPIPVYKPASDAKFLSYVWGPTCDSMDCILKNVMLPEFHQGDWLAWMDIGSYSICLSTSFNGFAPPKVHPCARKSQWKDFIDYTKKMQKSQE, encoded by the exons ATGTCTCACTCAATATTTGACGAAGTAAAAGTATTCGAAGATACGGATGAAAACACAGACGTAATTAgaagtttcattaaaacagAGCATGAATCAACGGAAGAACCGTTCTGTATTCTTGATATTGCTGACGTGATGCAGAAACATCAAAATTGGATCGCGAAGATGCCAAGAATTGTCCCATATTATG CCGTCAAGTGCAATGCCGATCCGTTTCTCCTAAAGATTTTAGCAGTTATGAATGTCAATTTCGATTGTGCATCCCAA CAAGAAATACGGATGGTAATGAATCTAGGAGTG TCTCCAAACAGGATAATCTTTGCGAACCCGGCTAAGTGGACCACCCATATTAAATTTGCCAAAATGATGAATGTAGAAAAAATGACCGCCGACAGCGAGATGGAAATCCTTAAGATAAAGGACATTTTTCCGGAAGCGAA AGTAATCATTCGCATTCGATGTGACGCCAAAAATGTTCTGGTATCACTTGGAACAAAATTCGGTTGTGATCCAGACGAAGAAGCAGTTCGATTGATACATTTGACGAAAAGCCTTGGTTTAAAATTATGGGGCTTTAGTTTTCATGTCGGCTATCTATGTTCTGAATCAGACGCTTACGTTAGAGGAATCAGAACGTGTAAGAAACTAATCTCGATTGCTAAAGAAATTGGATGTAAAGACGTTCAATTGATCGATATCGGCGGTGGATTTCCTGGCAACAGAGGATACTCTATCGACGAG GTTGCGAGACGTATTAACAACGAGATCGAGGACATCGACCCGAGTATCTCGATCATCAGCGAGCCGGGACAATATTATGCAACATCGGCATATACTTTGGTGTCACTCGTGCACACAAAGAGGATTGTCCGTCAGGCGGATGGAATGGTTAGAATGTATTATATGAATTGTGGAGTGTATAACGGTTTTATAGAGGAAATGTTGAATTTAAAAGAGAGACTGCCGATACCGGTGTATAAg cCAGCGAGCGATGCGAAATTCCTTTCATACGTTTGGGGTCCGACCTGTGACTCTATGGATTGtatcttgaaaaatgtaatgttGCCAGAATTTCACCAAGGTGATTGGTTAGCCTGGATGGATATTGGATCCTATAGCATATGTCTCAGTACTTCTTTCAATGGTTTTGCACCGCCTAAAGTGCATCCGTGTGCTAGAAAAAGCCAATG GAAAGATTTTATTGATTACAcgaagaaaatgcaaaaatcgCAGGAATAA